Part of the Vibrio ishigakensis genome, CTAGAGCCAAAATCTTTGGATGATTTCTCTTCCTATCTACTCTCAGCGCTCAAGCCTCTTACGAAGTCAAAACGCCCCCTCGTGCTGGTGGGATATTCACTTGGCGCAAGGGTACTCATGTACAGTTTGACCCCACAAGTGTGCGCCAGTTTGAATATTCGTAAGCTGGTGGTTGAGGGTGGAAACTTTGGCCTGCTTCGCCGGTCTGATAGAGAGACGCGTTGGCACAACGATAGCGCTTGGATTGAACGCTTTACCCATGACCCCATTGCAGAGGTTCTTGAGGATTGGTATCGCCAGCCAGTTTTCTCTCACCTGACTCAAACTCAAAGAGCTAAGTTGGTGGAGGAGCGGTCTCACAATAGTGGCGCGGCGCTAGCTAAGGTGATGCGAGCAAGCTCACTGGCTAAGCAGCCTTATTTGATGCCGAGATTGGAAGGTTTACCAATGGCGTTTGTGGTAGGCGAGAAAGATACCAAGTTTAGACATTTATATAGGGAATTTGGTCTTAAATATCATCTAGTTGAAGATGCTGGGCACAATGCCCACAAGGAGCAACCACAGAAATTTATCACGGTTCTGACGCAGATTTTGAGTGATGAATTAGACTCTTCCCTGAAGACTTAGCTTAGGAAAATAATAACGATGAGAAAGGCTAATATTTACCACTACCAGTTGCCAATGGACAGCGGGGTGGTATTGAGAGATAAGAAACTGACCCAAAGAGAGGGGTGGATCGTCGAGCTAGTCGAGGACAATAAAACAGGCCTAGGTGAAGTTGCCCCGCTTCCTGGCTTTAGTATCGAAACCTTAGACCAAGCATTCACTGAGACCGTCTCTAGGCTTTCAAGATGGGTAGAGGGTGAAGCCCTAGATAGTCATTCAAGCCTGCCATCTGTGGCTTGGGGTTTATCTATGGCGGAGTATGAACTGCAAGGCTTACTGCGAGAAGAAGGCTTCTATCAGGTTGCGCCGCTCTGCTCAGGTGACCCTGACGACCTGCTACCTGCACTAAGCCAGCTCCCGGGAGAGAAGATAGCCAAGATCAAGGTTGGCCTTTATGAGCCTATCCGCGATGGCATCTTGGTAAACCTATTTCTAGAATCCATTCCAGACCTTCATTTGCGATTAGATGCGAACCGTTCTTGGAGTCTTGAAAAGGCGAATCAGTTTGCCAAGTATGTGAAGCCGGATAATCGCTCACGTATTCGCTTTCTAGAAGAGCCATGCTTGAAGCCAAGCGATAGCATCACCTTTGCTATAGAGAGCGGAATGGCGATTGCGTGGGATGAAACCCTGCAAAATGCAGTGAAGAATCCTGACTTCTCTTTTGGGCAACTCACCGGTGCTAAGGCGATAGTTATCAAGCCGAGCTTGGTAGGGAATATCGACCGCTGTATTCATCTGATTGAAGAGGCGCAGTCTCTTGGTCTGACTGCAGTGGTAAGCTCTAGCCTAGAATCTAGCTTAGGTCTTACCCAATTAGCTCGATTTGCTAAGCAGTTTACCCCAATGACCTTACCGGGCTTAGATACCCTTCAGCTGTTCCAAAAGCAGCTTCATACCCCATGGCCAGGCAGTGAATTGCCTATCGCTAGCCTTGCTGAGCAAACCATGGTTTGGCACCAGCAAAGTGACGCGTAAAAGCCCACTAGCGGTAAGAAAAGCCTCCAGTAACCTTGCCCTTGTATGTAACAAGGGCGACTTCACTTGGCATCAGTTAGCCCAGCATGTCGGCGGAATTCAACTACAGCTTGAAGAAAAAGGTTTTGTTAAAGGTGATGTGCTGTTGGCAATCACACCGCACAGCTCCTTTGAATTGATCCTTGTTTATCTGGCTTGCATCGAACAGGGAGTTACCTGTGCGCTAGTACCTGAACTGCCTACCCCTGAATTAGATAAGCGCATTCAAACCTCTGGAGCAAAAGCTGTATTCCTTTGCCCAAATACATCTCTGACACTTGATGGAGCCCTAGAGATTGATTTTGCTTTAGAGCAGGGGCTTGAAACGCAGAACTACTCCGAGCAAAACCTCACCAGCCTTATCTTTACCTCAGGCTCAACTGGAGAGCCTAAGGCTGTCGCCCACAGCGTGCATAACCATTTGAGCTCTGCCAGTGGTATCCAAGGTGCGCTCATGTTTGACGCATCCAGCCGTTGGCTTTTGTCGCTACCCATGTTCCATGTTTCTGGTCTAGCGATTGTATGGCGCTGGCTGTTTTCGGGCTGCATCATAAAGCTCAAACAGGGCAAGGCTCTTGAGCTTGACGGCATTACTCACACATCTATGGTGCCGACTCAATTGCAGCGAGCTTTGGACTCAGGGAATTTGGGTAACCTTAAAACTGTCCTTCTCGGTGGCGCCATCATTCCGCATCAACTAGCTATCGAAGCCGCTAAGTTTGGAGTGAGAACCTGGGCAGGCTATGGTATGACGGAGATGGCCTCTACCGTGACAGCAAAACAGGTCAATGAGATAGATAGTGTTGGCACAGTTCTGCCTAATCGTGAATTGAAACTAGAGCAAGATAGGATCTGGGTTAGGGGTGACACCTTGGCCCAAGGCTATTGGCAAAGAGGTGAGTTAACACCTCTAACTCTAAAAGATGGCTGGTTTGATACCAAAGACTTGGGGTACTGGATAGGTAATGAGCTTTGCATTGCTGGTCGTGCCGATAATATGTTCATCTCCGGTGGCGAAAACATTCACTGTGAAGAAATAGAGAGAGTACTTCTTAGTCATCCTGATGTTGAGCAGGCTTTTATTATTCCAGTTGAAGACGTCACCTTTGGTCATAGACCTGTCGCTATGATTTTGGGGCCTGATGAGCTTAACCAAGAATTGAAACAAGAGCTTCAAAATCACTGTGCGCGAACCCTGCAAAGGTTCAAGCTCCCGCAAGACTACCATCTGATACCACCAAAATTCTTATCCCAAGGCATCAAGGTTTCGCGTAAGAAACTGGCTGAATATCTAAGTAGTTTTTGAGCAACTCATAATCGAATTTGTTATGAGATAGAGCAAAAGGGAATTTTTTCAAAGCCTTATACAAGCGCATAATTCCTTCCAACAAGGCAGTTTGGAATGAATTATGAAATGGATATGGGCATTGGTGGCAAGCTGCTTGATTGTGGCGCTACTTAATGAAGGCTTGGTAGGTTCGATAGCGGAAGCGCTAGGGTATGGCTTTGCTCTGTTTGGCGCATACAAATTAGGCTCACCGAAAAAGGCGAGCCTAAGAATGAAGTCTAGGGTGACACCGAGTCAGTACGACAAGGTGTTATAGAAGCCAGAGCAGGGAACCCACTGAAATGGCAATCCAAAGACCAATACCAAATAGCATAGGCTTCATACCCGCTTCTTTGACCTGCTCTAGCGAGATAGCCGAACCAATTAAGAATAGACAGGCAACCAGAGTCTGCTTAGCAATAGAGAAGGTCACATCATACACCGCCTGAAACTGGGGAAGCAGGTCACTTACCACCACGGCAGCGATATATAGGAAGATAAAGGTAGGCACCTGAATCTTTTTATTGCCTTTACCGAAATACCAAGCACTCATCAAAGCAACAGGGATGATCCACAGGGCGCGCGCAAGCTTAAGCGTAGTGGCTGTTTTTAACGCTTCCTCACCATAGGCGCCTGCAGCACCCACTACCGACGAGGTGTCATGGATAGCGATGGCGGCCCACATACCAAAGGTGTGTTGGTCCATGTTTAGAGCATGGCCGATAACAGGGAAGATAAACAGTGCAATAGAGTTGAGCACAAACACAGTCGCAAGGGCTAAACCAGTTTGGTTGGCGTTGGCATTGATAGCCGGAGAAACTGCCGCGATTGCACTTCCCCCACAGATAGCAGTACCGCTTGAGATAAGGTAGCCCGTCTTTTTATCAAGCCCTATCTTTAAAGCGATCCAAGTTCCCAGAATCAGGGTAACAAAGATAGTGGTGACGATAAGTCCGATACCACTGCTAGTGGCTTGAAAGGCTTCAGACAAAGAAATACCAAAGCCCAACCCTATGATGGAGTAGCTCAAAAGCTTCTTGGTCCACTTAGAGATAGGCAGGGTGTTAGGAACCAATCCGAGCTGTGACAGGATAAGACCTAAAACCAAAGCGGAAGGAGAATGTAGCCAAGGTGTAAAGCACGCTATGAGAGCGAGAAAAAAGGGCAGGTGCTTTGCTGAAATATGTTGCATGGCTTAATTTTAAAGGGCTGGTTAGCGAAAGCGTCCATGATAGCTATCAAAGCACGGCTATGCGACAAAACCTTCTGTATAGACTACAAAGTTCTATTTAGAATAATGTATATTCTATTACTGCATTAAAAATAGTGTGAAATAGAGCAAGGTTGCAAAGAAATTTAACATTTGAAACATGAAACCAAGTTTAATTGTTGAGCTCTAATAGGTAATATTGCTGAAATTCAAAAGTGAAGAGACATTATGAAACGAATTTTTTCTATCATGGCGATGGTGCTAGTCTCTGTTTCTATGGTGTTCGCACCAGCAACAGAAGCTAAACGATTCGGCGGTGGTAAATCTTTTGGTAAGAGCTTTAAAACGGCTCCTGCACCGAAGGCAAATCCAACCAACACTAACTCGATCAACAACAAGGGCACACAAAACCCAACCTCTAGAAAGGGCGGCCTAATGGGTGGCCTTCTAGGCGGTCTGTTGGCGGGTGGCCTGCTCGCTGCTTTCTTTGGTGGCGCGTTTGAAGGTATCCAATTCATGGATATCCTGATCATCGGTTTGATTGCCTTCTTCTTGTTCAAGTTCCTACGTGGCATGCTGGGTGCAAAAGCGGGCAGTATGAATCAGCAACGTCCAGCTTACTCAAACGGTCCTCAGCACGACGCTCAGTTCCGTCAGCAGGCTGATCAAGGTTTCCAAACTAACAACTCTGGCAACAACGCTTTCCAAGGTGGCTTCGGTGCTAACGCTCAATCTGACGTTCCACACAACTATCCACCGGGTTTTGACCACGCTGCATTTATCAACGGTTCTCGTGAGCACTACCGTATTCTGCAAGGCGCTTGGAACCACAATGAACTGCACACTATTGAAGAATACGTAGCGCCTGCTCTGTTTGCCGAGCTAAAAGCAGAACGTGCTTCTTATGCGGGTGAGCAACATACCGATGTTATGTATGTGGATGCTGAGATTGTACGTGCGGACTACGACGCTTCTAAAGCGCAACTTAGCCTACAATTTACGGGTCGTTATCGCGATGCCGTGGAAGGTATTGAAGAAGACATCAACGATGTTTGGCACCTTGAGCGTGACCTAACTCAACCAAACGCACCTTGGTTGATCGTTGGTATCCAGTAATACCGAAAAGAGTTAATAGCATGGCCAGTCAAACGACTGGCCTTTTTTATGCTAGTAGGAGAGAGATTGCGCCTGTTCTATGCCTTAACCTTCGATGATGCTGTCCAAGAAGAGATAGCTCAGCTTCAAGAGTTGTTGCGAGCGCAGAGGTATCGTGGCCGCTTGGTGCGTCAGGACAACCTACACCTTACCTTAGATTTCATCGGTGAGGTTAAAGACGATGGTAAGGTAGAGATATTAAAGCAGCAACTTCTCGGCTTACCTGATATGCCCAATACTCTAACATTGGCCGGCTTTGGGCGATTTAAGCAAGGCTTAGTTTGGGCTAGGGTGGTTGAGGACCCGAGCCTCCATCAATTGCAGTCTGATCTGAGAGCGCGTTTAATAAATCTTGGCTTTAGTATTGAGGACAGGGAGTATCGTCCACATATTACCTTGGGCCGAAATCTGCGCCTCAAGGTGCCGGTTTCAGAGCTTAATGGGCCAGAGATGAGAGTAGCCCCCAAGGCGGTTGCTTTAATGCAAAGCACTCACCTCAATGATCGCTTGGTCTACCGACCAGTTGCCCAAATCCTTTTAGATAAACAGTAATAAGTAGGCTTATGACACAACAAAAAATTAAGTTCGTCGCCGTGGATATGGACGGAACTTTGCTAAATGAAAACGGCGAGCTACCTAAGGACTTCTTTAGTGTGTTTGAACAGCTGAAGCACAATAACATCTTGTTTGCGGCTGCATCGGGTCGTCAATACTACAGTTTGCGAGATACCTTCGAGAAGGTGCAAGATGAGATGCTATTCATAGCTGAGAATGGCACCTTTGTGATGCATAAAGGCGAAGAGCTGTATAGTGCGACTATGCCAAAACAAGAAATCGTAGAAATAGTAAATGCAGTTAGAGCGATCCCCAATGCCTATCTTGTTCTGTGCGGTAAGCGTTCTGCCTATATTGAAACACAGGACCCTGTAGCGCTTGAAGAGATCCAACATTACTATCATAGATGCGAATATGTTGAAGATGTACTTTCGATAGAAGATGACTTTATCAAGGTCGCAGTTTGCCATTTCGGTGGCACCGAGGAGCTGGTTTATCCTACACTCGCTCCTAAGTTTGCCCAAACTCACCAAGTGGTAATTAGCGGTCGTATCTGGCTAGATCTGATGAATATCTGTGCTTCCAAAGGTGATGCGATCAAGCAACTGCAAAACCGTTTTGACTTCACTGAACAACAAACAATGAGCTTTGGTGACTATCTAAATGATATCGAGATGCTGAAGGTAAGCTACTACTCTTATGCTATGGCGAACGCCCACCCAGAGGTGAAAGCGATAGCCAGATTCTCCGCTCCAAGTAATTACGACGATGGAGTGATGCAGGTGCTGAAGCAGCATCTAGCCGAATAATTAAGACCTAAAAAAACGCTCCGATACCATCGGAGCGTTTTTTGTTTTATCGATTCTTAAGCCCAACCAGTTGAACGGCTGAAAACAGCACGCTGAACACTAGGCTGATGCCAAAGATGATCACGAGCCACTGTGGCATTGATAGGTCTAGGAACTGCCAAACGATCTTGCTGCAATCTCCATAGGCTTCAAACAGCCAAGGTGCCCATTGGTTGAGGGGTGCCCAATCCGGGAAGTTCACAAAGATATCGCAGGTTTTAAATGGAGATGGATTGAATTGATAGTCCACATGCTCTAATGCAAGGAGCAAACCTTTAAAGCTAGAGGTTATCCAGCCTGCAAGACCAACAAACCTAAGCACATTGTTCTTTGGGTTTATCATGCCAATGATGGCGGCAAAGCCAATGCCAAACATGGCCACACGCTCGTAGATACACATAACACAAGGCGCCAGCATCATGACGTGTTGGAAGTAGAGTGCGCAAAGTTCTAGGGCGATAATTACGAGAAGAAGCAGCAACCAAGATAGACGGTTGCGAGAGAATTGATACAGAGAATCGAGCATTAATTGTTCCTAAATCGGGCGTCCGAACCCACTAAACTAAAATCAGTTTAAAAATAAAAAACCGGCGAGTAAACGCCGGTTTCAGTTATTGTGCTTGATGCGTCCCTTTTTAGTACATCTATTCGGTAAAGAGTTCCAACAATTCCCTACAAAAATGAATGCAAAGGGCCACAGATTTTAGTGGTGTCCTGCAGGCAGTACCGCATTGTCCATAGGGATAGGCTTATCGCTGATCCAACCCATATCTAGGAACATTGCCGACATAGGTTCTAGGAAGAACATGATGCCAATCATACCCACAATTGCTAGCACTACAGTGTATGGAAACGCCATGATTACCATGCGGCCATAAGACAGACGGATAAGCGGTGCTAGGGTCGAGGTTAGCAGGAATAGGAAGGCTGCTTGGCCGTTTGGCGTTGCTACCGATGGTAGGTTAGTACCTGTGTTGATAGCCACCGCTAGAAGGTCAAACTGCTCACGGTCAATAACGCCTTTGATAAGCGCATCTTTAACTTCGTTGATGTATACAGTACCCACGAATACGTTGTCAGAAACCATAGACAGCAAACCGTTAGCTACATAGAACAGCGCCAGCTGAGAGTTCTGGTCTTCAACCGCCAGTACTGCGTCGATCACTGGAGCGAATAGGTCTTGTTCAATGATTACCGCAACGATGGCAAAGAATACGGTTAGAAGTGCGGTGAACGGCAGAGCCTCTTCGAACGCTTTACCAAGCGCGTGCTCTTCGATAATACCAGTGAAGGCCGTTGCAAAGATGATAACCGAAAGACCGATAAGACCTACAGCCGCTAGGTGAAGCGCCAGGCCTACAATAAGCCATACAGCGATAGCGCCTTGAACCCAAAGCTTAGCAACATCTTGTTTAGTACGACGTTGCTTTTGTTCGCGGTCGTAGTCTACCAGGATGTTACGTACATGTTCTGGAAGCTCTGCGCCGTAGCCACAGATCTTAAACTTCTCTACAAAGACTGTAGTAAGCAGACCCGCGAAGAAAACAGGTAGAGTTACTGGAAGCATACGCACAATAAACTCACCAAATTCCCAACCTGCTTGATCTGCGATGATCAGGTTTTGTGGCTCACCTACCATGGTCATTACACCACCAAGCGCGGTACCTACACCTGCGTGCATTAGCAGTGAACGAAGGAAGGCACGATAGTCATCCAAGTCTTCACGAGTTAGCTCGTTAAGGTGCTCATCTTTGGTGTGGTCGTGGCTGCTGGCTGTGCCCTTGCCCGATACTACCTTGTGATAGATAGAGTAGAAACCTACCGCTACGCTGATCACTACCGCGATTACCGTCAGTGCATCTAGGAATGCAGATAGAAAAGCTGCCGCCGCACAGAAAGAGACAGAAAGAAGGATCTTAGAGCGGATGCCAAGCAGTATCTTGGTAAATATATACAGAAGCAGTTGCTTCATAAAGTAGATGCCAGCAACCATAAAGATCAGTAGCAATAGCACTTCAATATTGGCAACCAATTCGTGTTTTACCAACTCGGGTGTGGTCATCCCCATGGCTACTGCTTCAATAGCAAGCAGACCACCAGGCTGTAGTGGGTAGCATTTAAGTGCCATAGCTAGAGTGAATATGAATTCAACAACTAGTAGCCAGCCCGCAACGAAGGGGTCGACAAAAAAGAACACAATAGGGTTAATGATCAGGAAGGCGATGATGGCAACCTTGTACCAATCTGGCGCTTTACCAAGGAAGTTCTTGATAAAAGCGTTTCCTAGACTCAACGGCATAACACTTCTCTTTAGGTTTGATAGTTGCAAAGCGGGTGAGCAATCAGCAAAAGAGTGCGTTTCTTTGACTCATGACTCACCGTGATTTTGC contains:
- the thpR gene encoding RNA 2',3'-cyclic phosphodiesterase, whose product is MRLFYALTFDDAVQEEIAQLQELLRAQRYRGRLVRQDNLHLTLDFIGEVKDDGKVEILKQQLLGLPDMPNTLTLAGFGRFKQGLVWARVVEDPSLHQLQSDLRARLINLGFSIEDREYRPHITLGRNLRLKVPVSELNGPEMRVAPKAVALMQSTHLNDRLVYRPVAQILLDKQ
- a CDS encoding Cof-type HAD-IIB family hydrolase; the protein is MTQQKIKFVAVDMDGTLLNENGELPKDFFSVFEQLKHNNILFAAASGRQYYSLRDTFEKVQDEMLFIAENGTFVMHKGEELYSATMPKQEIVEIVNAVRAIPNAYLVLCGKRSAYIETQDPVALEEIQHYYHRCEYVEDVLSIEDDFIKVAVCHFGGTEELVYPTLAPKFAQTHQVVISGRIWLDLMNICASKGDAIKQLQNRFDFTEQQTMSFGDYLNDIEMLKVSYYSYAMANAHPEVKAIARFSAPSNYDDGVMQVLKQHLAE
- the menC gene encoding o-succinylbenzoate synthase — protein: MRKANIYHYQLPMDSGVVLRDKKLTQREGWIVELVEDNKTGLGEVAPLPGFSIETLDQAFTETVSRLSRWVEGEALDSHSSLPSVAWGLSMAEYELQGLLREEGFYQVAPLCSGDPDDLLPALSQLPGEKIAKIKVGLYEPIRDGILVNLFLESIPDLHLRLDANRSWSLEKANQFAKYVKPDNRSRIRFLEEPCLKPSDSITFAIESGMAIAWDETLQNAVKNPDFSFGQLTGAKAIVIKPSLVGNIDRCIHLIEEAQSLGLTAVVSSSLESSLGLTQLARFAKQFTPMTLPGLDTLQLFQKQLHTPWPGSELPIASLAEQTMVWHQQSDA
- the nhaB gene encoding Na(+)/H(+) antiporter NhaB gives rise to the protein MPLSLGNAFIKNFLGKAPDWYKVAIIAFLIINPIVFFFVDPFVAGWLLVVEFIFTLAMALKCYPLQPGGLLAIEAVAMGMTTPELVKHELVANIEVLLLLIFMVAGIYFMKQLLLYIFTKILLGIRSKILLSVSFCAAAAFLSAFLDALTVIAVVISVAVGFYSIYHKVVSGKGTASSHDHTKDEHLNELTREDLDDYRAFLRSLLMHAGVGTALGGVMTMVGEPQNLIIADQAGWEFGEFIVRMLPVTLPVFFAGLLTTVFVEKFKICGYGAELPEHVRNILVDYDREQKQRRTKQDVAKLWVQGAIAVWLIVGLALHLAAVGLIGLSVIIFATAFTGIIEEHALGKAFEEALPFTALLTVFFAIVAVIIEQDLFAPVIDAVLAVEDQNSQLALFYVANGLLSMVSDNVFVGTVYINEVKDALIKGVIDREQFDLLAVAINTGTNLPSVATPNGQAAFLFLLTSTLAPLIRLSYGRMVIMAFPYTVVLAIVGMIGIMFFLEPMSAMFLDMGWISDKPIPMDNAVLPAGHH
- a CDS encoding YeiH family protein, which produces MQHISAKHLPFFLALIACFTPWLHSPSALVLGLILSQLGLVPNTLPISKWTKKLLSYSIIGLGFGISLSEAFQATSSGIGLIVTTIFVTLILGTWIALKIGLDKKTGYLISSGTAICGGSAIAAVSPAINANANQTGLALATVFVLNSIALFIFPVIGHALNMDQHTFGMWAAIAIHDTSSVVGAAGAYGEEALKTATTLKLARALWIIPVALMSAWYFGKGNKKIQVPTFIFLYIAAVVVSDLLPQFQAVYDVTFSIAKQTLVACLFLIGSAISLEQVKEAGMKPMLFGIGLWIAISVGSLLWLL
- a CDS encoding Tim44 domain-containing protein, giving the protein MKRIFSIMAMVLVSVSMVFAPATEAKRFGGGKSFGKSFKTAPAPKANPTNTNSINNKGTQNPTSRKGGLMGGLLGGLLAGGLLAAFFGGAFEGIQFMDILIIGLIAFFLFKFLRGMLGAKAGSMNQQRPAYSNGPQHDAQFRQQADQGFQTNNSGNNAFQGGFGANAQSDVPHNYPPGFDHAAFINGSREHYRILQGAWNHNELHTIEEYVAPALFAELKAERASYAGEQHTDVMYVDAEIVRADYDASKAQLSLQFTGRYRDAVEGIEEDINDVWHLERDLTQPNAPWLIVGIQ
- the dsbB gene encoding disulfide bond formation protein DsbB, which translates into the protein MLDSLYQFSRNRLSWLLLLLVIIALELCALYFQHVMMLAPCVMCIYERVAMFGIGFAAIIGMINPKNNVLRFVGLAGWITSSFKGLLLALEHVDYQFNPSPFKTCDIFVNFPDWAPLNQWAPWLFEAYGDCSKIVWQFLDLSMPQWLVIIFGISLVFSVLFSAVQLVGLKNR
- the menE gene encoding o-succinylbenzoate--CoA ligase, with product MTRKSPLAVRKASSNLALVCNKGDFTWHQLAQHVGGIQLQLEEKGFVKGDVLLAITPHSSFELILVYLACIEQGVTCALVPELPTPELDKRIQTSGAKAVFLCPNTSLTLDGALEIDFALEQGLETQNYSEQNLTSLIFTSGSTGEPKAVAHSVHNHLSSASGIQGALMFDASSRWLLSLPMFHVSGLAIVWRWLFSGCIIKLKQGKALELDGITHTSMVPTQLQRALDSGNLGNLKTVLLGGAIIPHQLAIEAAKFGVRTWAGYGMTEMASTVTAKQVNEIDSVGTVLPNRELKLEQDRIWVRGDTLAQGYWQRGELTPLTLKDGWFDTKDLGYWIGNELCIAGRADNMFISGGENIHCEEIERVLLSHPDVEQAFIIPVEDVTFGHRPVAMILGPDELNQELKQELQNHCARTLQRFKLPQDYHLIPPKFLSQGIKVSRKKLAEYLSSF
- the menH gene encoding 2-succinyl-6-hydroxy-2,4-cyclohexadiene-1-carboxylate synthase; this translates as MSKRTKVNIVFVHGFLGSSEDWSQVISQLPSWAEGHCIDLPGHGKNQDLEPKSLDDFSSYLLSALKPLTKSKRPLVLVGYSLGARVLMYSLTPQVCASLNIRKLVVEGGNFGLLRRSDRETRWHNDSAWIERFTHDPIAEVLEDWYRQPVFSHLTQTQRAKLVEERSHNSGAALAKVMRASSLAKQPYLMPRLEGLPMAFVVGEKDTKFRHLYREFGLKYHLVEDAGHNAHKEQPQKFITVLTQILSDELDSSLKT